The proteins below come from a single Tachypleus tridentatus isolate NWPU-2018 chromosome 13, ASM421037v1, whole genome shotgun sequence genomic window:
- the LOC143238961 gene encoding uncharacterized protein LOC143238961: protein MKKIFFLFLLHGICVVVFSLIVENKPDSDVREEEEESEPDHNIRDPGHHFYGLGERREPDHDPDTYHGYDRNHDRDHDYDENHIHDYDHDNHEHESHDDNTEDKDQSKTQRVVQNPRVSNGSWKVSSIWVSQHLVVLFITRQLMLL from the exons ATGAAGAAAATCTTCTTCTTGTTTCTACTTCATGGAATCTGTGTCGTTGTGTTTAGTCTTATTGTTGAGAACAAACCAGACTCAGACGTCAGGGAAGAGGAGGAAGAAAGCGAACCTGATCATAACATACGGGATCCTGGACACCATTTTTATGGCTTAGGGGAACGAAGAGAACCAGATCATGATCCTGACACTTACCATGGTTATGACCGTAATCATGACAGAGACCATGATTATGATGAAAATCATATTCATGACTATGATCATGACAACCACGAGCACGAAa GCCATGACGATAACACAGAAGACAAAGATCAATCAAAGACACAGAGGGTAGTCCAAAACCCCAGGGTCTCGAATGGCTCGTGGAAAGTTTCTTCTATTTGGGTCTCACAACATCTAGTAGTTTTATTTATCACGAGGCAGCTTATGTTATTATAA